In Bacteroidetes Order II. bacterium, the DNA window TCCCGTTTAGAAAATGGGGATCCTCTCTTTATTTCGCCAAAATCATCTTTCCCGTCAAGGTATTTCGCCCTACAGACATTTGGTAGAAATACACACCGGAAGGTTGTCCGGTTGCATCAAACACCACCGAGTGTAAACCGGGGAAAAACTGTCCATTGGCCAAGACTTTTACTTCTCGTCCCAATACATCATATACTGCAATCTTCACCTCCGAAGCCTGGGGCACATTAAACTCAATCACCGTTGTTGGATTAAACGGGTTGGGGTAGTTCGGATAGAGTTTATAGGCTTTAGGGAGTGGTTCCGCATTGGCAATGAACTTAACGTCTTTCAGGCTAATCTCGAAGTTTTGTGGGTAACCTTTACCAGCAGCAGGCAATACATAAAAAGACAACCAACGCAAGTCCTCGGCAGTAAATGTATCACCAGCGCCATTGTTGAGTTGGCTATATCGGATGGTGTAGGTTTTAGGATACGACGTAAGGTCAAAAACAGTGCGGAATTGTTCGTTTCCAGCCCGCGAGGCTTTTTCCGGAGAAAACTCAATCCTTCCAGAGCCAGACGCTATAAACTCGATGGCATTATAGGCGCTAAAGTCCGCTGCGGTATTTCCTGCCCGCAATGTCCGAAAGAGACTGACCACCTGATTGTTTCCCAAAGCCTCGGTTAGCTTTCCGGAGAACTGTGCATTTCGCTCCACCACATAGGCATCGGTGGAAGGGGTAAACGTTTCTTGTGGCACAACCTTCAAAGCGGCTTCCTGAACCAAATGAGGCACATTGTAACTCCATGTACCATCGGCATAATATAATTGGTCAATGCCTTTCTGTGTGCCGTCCGACAGTTCGAAGGTTGCGTCATAGAGGGGGCCATTTGTTGGAATGGTGATATTCTGAACCGACTTTCCGGACAAATTAAGCGTCATATCCACCGTGCGGGTATCCGTTGCCACTTCCGAGTTTCGGATAAATCCGGTCAGTTTTGCGGTCGAAAGTCCGTTAGGATTTGCAATTTCAAAAACCAACTTAGACTGCTCGTAACGCCCCTTCCGTACATAAATTTGCGGAATTGTTGGCGCATTCCATTCAGTATTGTTGATGGTAACCGCTCCGCGTGCCTGAAGTTTTTTCAGGATTTCCTGAACCATTTCAGCGGTTTTCTCCGGTGAAAGGGTCCAAACCTCAAACGTCAGAACTTCCTCTTCCTTAGAAGCCGGAAGCGAATACTCTACGATAGCATTTCGGCTATCCACCAAATACCCATTGCCTGTTTTCCGAGCGGTAAACGTGACTGAATAATCCAATTGGCCATCAGCACGCATAATTTTGGACAATACAAAGGGGTTTCCAGCAATTTCAAGGATTCTTACTTCATCTAAAGTATGGGTTCCAAAGCGGTCGCAGGTTACTTTTGCGTGTTCATAGTGGTGGCCTTGTGTAACGGCGGCAAAAATCCCTGCCATCCGACGGTTGTTCTTGTTAATTTGGTTATAGTCCACAGCATAAAGGGCTTTTGCTTTCGTAACTCCATACGACATCAGGTCTTCAACGGCCCATGTCTGGTCGAACGGTAATGCGCCCTCTGGGCCAGTTGCTGGAACCAACTCTGCCAATACAGAGGCCATTGGAGAAGCCGTTTTATGGAGGGTGGAAATAGGCCCTTCTTGGCGCACAAATTGGCGGTTAAAGGCCCTCTGGGCCAGCGCTAATGCAAAATCGCCATTCGATTCTACGCCTGCATCGCAAGAACAAGAAACAGTCTTTGGCGCAATGCTGGCACAGCCTTCATTATTGGCCGCTGTTGGGTCGTTACTGGTTGTTGTGACCGTAGCACAGTTTTTTACCTCGGCAGGCGCACCATTATTAACCGAGGTTTTAACTATCAGGGTGGCCGTCTTTCCTGCATTCAGCGTTCCTACATCCCAACTGCCATTCTGGACATTGAAGGTTCCCTGTGTTGCACTGACTAATGATACAAAAGAGATGCCCACAGGAATACGATCGCTAACAAAAACGGCTTGTGCGGTTTCGGGACCATTATTGGTTACTGAAATGGTCCATTCCACTTCGTCGC includes these proteins:
- a CDS encoding DUF11 domain-containing protein — encoded protein: MDRIFTLPVYWLAFGLFCFFLPLGASAQQTADLGITMSDNLENTSASSQLTYIITVINNGASAVNGMTVVVNLRTPLTNPIFTPSGGTYNAQTGAWSGFTLGVGESIFLELKTTVAANAVPGSILTTAYVLPPAGFSDPNPANNTCADKTQLPGSNSTADLGIVKSDNQTTIAPGGILTYLITVVNNGPATLESFAVIDRLPPYVTVAGYDVSAGQYNATTGAWTGLNFAPGESLFMQVTAQVSANAPGGTLLLNTAYVYPPNGTIDPNSDNNTCHDVTTVSGNNPPPVSEVDLGITKSDNRANVTPGEDLTYTLTIVNNGPATVTNMVVIDTLPTHFVGPYAYTTRSSSGQVNVGLYDPATGLWNGLNFAPGESLFLEIKGKVSASAPQGNLINVASVSPPPGYTDPKSDNNHCEDKTLVVGPGGADVSVQKTVSNPIPAPGDEVEWTISVTNNGPETAQAVFVSDRIPVGISFVSLVSATQGTFNVQNGSWDVGTLNAGKTATLIVKTSVNNGAPAEVKNCATVTTTSNDPTAANNEGCASIAPKTVSCSCDAGVESNGDFALALAQRAFNRQFVRQEGPISTLHKTASPMASVLAELVPATGPEGALPFDQTWAVEDLMSYGVTKAKALYAVDYNQINKNNRRMAGIFAAVTQGHHYEHAKVTCDRFGTHTLDEVRILEIAGNPFVLSKIMRADGQLDYSVTFTARKTGNGYLVDSRNAIVEYSLPASKEEEVLTFEVWTLSPEKTAEMVQEILKKLQARGAVTINNTEWNAPTIPQIYVRKGRYEQSKLVFEIANPNGLSTAKLTGFIRNSEVATDTRTVDMTLNLSGKSVQNITIPTNGPLYDATFELSDGTQKGIDQLYYADGTWSYNVPHLVQEAALKVVPQETFTPSTDAYVVERNAQFSGKLTEALGNNQVVSLFRTLRAGNTAADFSAYNAIEFIASGSGRIEFSPEKASRAGNEQFRTVFDLTSYPKTYTIRYSQLNNGAGDTFTAEDLRWLSFYVLPAAGKGYPQNFEISLKDVKFIANAEPLPKAYKLYPNYPNPFNPTTVIEFNVPQASEVKIAVYDVLGREVKVLANGQFFPGLHSVVFDATGQPSGVYFYQMSVGRNTLTGKMILAK